One Castanea sativa cultivar Marrone di Chiusa Pesio chromosome 4, ASM4071231v1 DNA window includes the following coding sequences:
- the LOC142632017 gene encoding uncharacterized protein LOC142632017 gives MSRSPSFSVKTELSPKLDPASLRQWAVAFCIIRFDLEQGQLIEECYPPGCLTKDEELEIAFSSFPDSVSQHQNRSSIHDCIFFFRFRRQNDSQSVLVSSSEITEVDKELSPKSTDKRNLTRSNTCKNNKDSRHMYGYVFNRQRHDERLKRGGEQKSVVILSLSPYSSVFRPLLQIMGPLYFDIGKKALEHIAAFVSMWPAPKPGKLMDLPIGNAMLKVNLPPAHSLPSESGMLFEESAYSMAPFLPNNQSVPQGLFHDSDLFGTFRGLLLQLWVLWELLLIGEPILVIAPTPPQCCEAVASLVSLVAPLLYSVDFRPYFTIHDPEFAHLNSLQEGDTFPPIVLGVTNLFFLKALRKIPHIVSVGSPAPNSNRLAFTTRSSGGKFSARSEAFGLQQLSLKKFSPSNLLSAVKLKRDGPLCLMTEHKEAIWTTYGAITKPDTSILNRLIDAGMSPRVEESMSVVNNEILRRHFLELTTNFLAPFGPYFRTKTPSESSSPFVDPPPLPSFNADEFLASLSARGPGKFLSKRMKSNWLDLYRRFLRGPNFMPWFQRRRAVAEQEQHKLWRQARMNTDIQQFISKRSELEIVDSFNAIERHFLEEIQLQESGSASAESVLTRQKLKGDLQAVFNVLPKDMQQLLLLNPKRASLLQGSPGTTKLPGHPSVQVGVVSSTTPR, from the exons ATGAGTCGGTCTCCTTCTTTTTCAGTGAAGACAGAACTTAGTCCAAAGCTTGACCCTGCATCTTTGCGGCAATGGGCTGTGGCCTTTTGTATTATTAGATTTGATCTTGAACAGGGTCAGCTCATTGAAGAGTGTTACCCACCTGGCTGTCTTACAAAAGATGAGGAACTTGAAATCGCTTTTAGTTCGTTCCCAGATTCTGTTTCCCAACACCAGAACCGTTCAAGTATTCATGATTGTATCTTCTTTTTCCGGTTTCGAAGGCAGAATGATTCTCAATCTGTCCTTGTCTCTTCCTCGGAGATAACTGAAGTTGATAAGGAGTTATCTCCAAAGTCCACGGACAAAAGAAATCTGACAAGATCCAATACTTGCAAGAATAACAAAGATTCAAGACACATGTATGGTTATGTTTTTAATAGACAGAGACATGATGAGAGGCTAAAGCGAGGTGGTGAGCAGAAGTCTGTGGTAATTTTGTCTCTCAGTCCTTATTCCAGTGTGTTTAGACCTTTGTTACAAATCATGGGTCCATTGTATTTTGACATTGGAAAAAAAGCTCTTGAGCATATTGCTGCTTTTGTTTCAATGTGGCCTGCTCCTAAACCTGGTAAACTAATGGATCTTCCTATAGGGAATGCAATGCTTAAAGTGAACTTGCCACCTGCTCATAGCTTGCCGTCAGAAAGTGGAATGTTGTTTGAAGAGTCTGCTTACTCTATGGCTCCTTTTCTTCCCAATAATCAGTCAGTACCGCAGGGTCTTTTCCATGATTCAGATCTTTTTGGTACCTTCCGGGGGCTTCTATTGCAGCTCTGGGTGTTGTGGGAATTATTACTGATTGGTGAGCCTATTCTTGTAATTGCACCAACACCTCCCCAGTGTTGTGAGGCTGTTGCCAGTCTTGTGAGTTTGGTTGCACCACTACTTTATAGTGTTGATTTCAGGCCTTACTTTACAATTCATGACCCTGAGTTTGCCCACTTGAACTCACTTCAAGAAGGAGACACATTTCCTCCAATTGTTTTGGGTGTGACAAACCTTTTTTTCCTTAAAGCTCTCCGTAAGATCCCCCACATTGTTTCAGTTGGAAGCCCAGCTCCCAACTCAAACCGGCTTGCCTTCACCACGAGATCTTCTGGTGGAAAATTTTCTGCTAGATCAGAAGCATTTGGTCTTCAACAGCTTTCCTTGAAGAAGTTTTCTCCTTCAAACTTGTTAAGTGCTGTGAAGTTGAAAAGAGATGGTCCTCTTTGTCTCATGACAGAACATAAGGAAGCCATCTGGACCACTTATGGTGCAATAACGAAGCCGGACACTTCTATCTTAAATAGGCTTATAGATGCTGGGATGTCACCTAGGGTTGAGGAGTCAATGTCAGTTGTTAACAATGAGATATTGCGGCGGCATTTCTTGGAGCTCACTACCAATTTTTTGGCTCCTTTTGGTCCATATTTTAGGACTAAGACACCTTCAGAAAGTTCTTCTCCATTTGTTGACCCTCCCCCTCTCCCTTCATTTAATGCTGATGAATTTCTTGCAAGTTTGTCAGCAAGAGGTCCAGGGAAGTTCTTATCAAAGAGAATGAAGTCTAACTGGCTGGACTTGTACAG GCGTTTTCTTAGAGGACCCAACTTTATGCCATGGTTTCAAAGAAGGCGTGCTGTTGCTGAACAAGAACAGCATAAACTGTGGAGGCAGGCAAGGATGAACACTGACATACAGCAGTTTATTTCTAAAAGGTCTGAGTTGGAAATTGTAGATTCCTTCAATGCCATTGAGAGGCATTTTCTTGAAGAAATACAG CTGCAGGAATCGGGAAGTGCTAGTGCAGAGTCTGTATTAACTCGTCAGAAACTGAAGGGAGACCTGCAGGCAGTTTTCAATGTGCTTCCTAAGGACATGCAGCAGCTTCTTCTATTAAACCCAAAAAGAGCATCTCTTCTTCAAGGAAGTCCCGGAACAACAAAACTTCCTGGGCACCCATCAGTACAAGTTGGGGTTGTGTCTTCCACTACGCCCAGATAA
- the LOC142631727 gene encoding pentatricopeptide repeat-containing protein At4g32450, mitochondrial-like isoform X1 — protein sequence MKRFRPYMSSKRATILTVNFLTALSEVCSSRHSLDSIKTLTLLKNLSTAAERSDFLNSNGYHIDNSSECHQNPSGYEKVSQSPSDWQKNSNGFDGGNSVEVQQSLNPHRNDFVNKPDGKNGNVSGFYGQNYGDLQQNSHGFYRNSCGLSGESPKSTYQNNSVGQNGNFSGYYCGQHSDKVQQNLNESYANTSRSFEQSSNGSYQNNFGVYRESIQNIPIQQDMNFTGQNNGVLSQNPIGANPQNSAGLQHNMNRSYGENQYLQNSNGSYQEGLREVRQNTNEFASHGLSESQGSQIRSYTHGQIQKNLSEHNMGIVGAYQQRQSVYQQSQSAGQYLPNSNAHTKLSSDTKPEVELGERSDSCPYSGTIEELDGFSKEGKVKEAVEVLSLLEKRCVPVELHQYLQLMQACSEAKSLQEAKYVHQHVVRLLSPLKVSTYNRIIKMYWECGSIDDAFEVFNTMPKQNLTSWDTMITWLAKNGLGEDAIDLFTQFKQQGLKPDGQFFISIFSACNVLGDIDEGMLHFESMSKDYSIVPSMDHYVSVVDMLGSTGYLDEAFEFIEKMPLEPSVDVWETLMNLCRVHGHIELGDRCAEIVEQLDPSRLTEQSKAGLVPVKASDVAKEKEKKKLASQNLLEVRSRVHEYRAGDRSHPENDKIYAELRSLKEQMKESGYVPETRFVLHDIDQEAKEEALLSHSERLAVAYGLLNSPPRAPIRVIKNLRFCGDCHNALKIISKLVGRELIIRDAKRFHHFKDGLCSCRDYW from the exons ATGAAAAG GTTTAGGCCATATATGTCCTCAAAGAGAGCTACAATTCTCACAGTCAACTTTCTCACAGCACTATCTGAGGTATGTTCTTCACGCCACTCGCTAGATTCAATCAAAACCCTCACCTTGCTGAAAAATCTCAGCACTGCTGCAGAAAGGTCAGATTTTCTGAATTCTAATGGATATCACATAGATAATTCATCAGAGTGTCACCAAAACCCTAGTGGATATGAAAAAGTGAGCCAAAGCCCTAGTGATTGGCAGAAGAATTCAAATGGGTTCGATGGTGGAAACTCTGTGGAGGTTCAGCAGAGCTTAAACCCCCACAGAAATGATTTTGTGAACAAACCAGATGGGAAAAATGGAAATGTTAGTGGCTTTTATGGGCAAAATTATGGTGATTTGCAGCAAAATTCACATGGGTTTTACCGGAATTCTTGTGGACTATCTGGGGAAAGCCCTAAAAGTACATATCAAAACAATTCAGTTGGGCAAAATGGAAATTTTAGTGGGTACTATTGTGGTCAACATAGTGACAAGGTTCAGCAGAACCTAAATGAGAGTTATGCAAATACTTCAAGGAGTTTTGAGCAGAGTTCAAATGGGTCATATCAGAATAATTTTGGGGTTTATAGGGAAAGCATACAGAATATCCCAATTCAGCAAGATATGAATTTTACTGGGCAGAATAATGGAGTGTTGTCACAGAACCCTATTGGAGCCAATCCACAGAATTCAGCGGGCTTACAGCATAATATGAACAGATCTTATGGGGAAAATCAATATCTACAGAATTCAAATGGATCTTACCAGGAGGGTCTCAGAGAAGTGAGGCAGAACACAAATGAATTTGCTTCCCATGGCCTTTCAGAATCTCAGGGAAGCCAAATTAGAAGCTATACACATGGGCAAATTCAGAAAAACCTAAGTGAACATAACATGGGCATTGTTGGAGCCTATCAGCAAAGACAAAGTGTGTATCAGCAGAGCCAAAGTGCTGGACAATATTTGCCAAACTCAAATGCCCACACTAAATTATCTAGTGATACAAAACCTGAGGTGGAATTGGGCGAGAGATCTGATAGTTGCCCATATAGTGGTACTATTGAGGAGCTAGATGGTTTTAGCAAGGAGGGGAAAGTAAAGGAAGCTGTAGAAGTTTTGTCATTATTAGAGAAACGTTGTGTTCCAGTGGAGTTGCACCAATATCTACAGTTAATGCAGGCGTGCAGTGAGGCTAAATCTCTGCAAGAAGCAAAATATGTTCATCAACATGTCGTAAGGTTGCTGTCTCCACTTAAGGTCAGCACCTATAACAGAATTATTAAGATGTATTGGGAATGTGGTTCTATAGATGATGCCTTTGAGGTGTTTAACACGATGCCAAAGCAAAATTTGACATCTTGGGATACCATGATAACGTGGCTTGCTAAGAATGGTCTTGGAGAGGATGCAATTGATCTGTTCACTCAGTTTAAACAACAAGGATTGAAACCTGATGGCCAATTTTTCATCAGTATTTTTTCTGCTTGTAATGTTTTGGGAGACATTGATGAGGGAATGTTACACTTTGAATCAATGAGCAAGGATTATAGTATTGTCCCATCCATGGATCATTATGTGAGTGTAGTAGACATGCTTGGAAGTACTGGGTACCTGGATGAAGCTTTTGAGTTCATTGAAAAGATGCCATTGGAACCTAGCGTTGATGTATGGGAAACCCTGATGAATCTTTGTAGAGTTCATGGACACATAGAACTTGGTGATCGTTGTGCTGAGATTGTTGAGCAGCTGGACCCCTCCCGCTTGACTGAGCAATCAAAGGCTGGCCTTGTACCTGTGAAAGCTTCAGATGTTGCaaaagagaaggagaagaagaaattagCAAGTCAAAATCTTCTAGAGGTAAGGAGCCGGGTTCATGAATACCGAGCAGGAGATAGATCTCATCCTGAGAATGATAAGATCTATGCGGAACTCAGGAGTTTGAAGGAACAAATGAAAGAGTCTGGTTATGTACCAGAGACTAGATTTGTGTTGCATGACATTGACCAGGAAGCCAAGGAGGAAGCTCTTCTTTCTCATAGTGAGAGACTTGCTGTTGCTTATGGTCTCCTTAACAGCCCTCCTCGTGCTCCTATTAGGGTAATCAAGAATCTCCGTTTTTGTGGTGATTGCCATAATGCACTGAAGATCATCTCAAAGCTTGTAGGCAGAGAACTGATCATACGAGATGCTAAGAGGTTTCACCATTTCAAGGATGGATTATGCTCTTGCCGGGATTATTGGTGA
- the LOC142631727 gene encoding pentatricopeptide repeat-containing protein At4g32450, mitochondrial-like isoform X2, with amino-acid sequence MSSKRATILTVNFLTALSEVCSSRHSLDSIKTLTLLKNLSTAAERSDFLNSNGYHIDNSSECHQNPSGYEKVSQSPSDWQKNSNGFDGGNSVEVQQSLNPHRNDFVNKPDGKNGNVSGFYGQNYGDLQQNSHGFYRNSCGLSGESPKSTYQNNSVGQNGNFSGYYCGQHSDKVQQNLNESYANTSRSFEQSSNGSYQNNFGVYRESIQNIPIQQDMNFTGQNNGVLSQNPIGANPQNSAGLQHNMNRSYGENQYLQNSNGSYQEGLREVRQNTNEFASHGLSESQGSQIRSYTHGQIQKNLSEHNMGIVGAYQQRQSVYQQSQSAGQYLPNSNAHTKLSSDTKPEVELGERSDSCPYSGTIEELDGFSKEGKVKEAVEVLSLLEKRCVPVELHQYLQLMQACSEAKSLQEAKYVHQHVVRLLSPLKVSTYNRIIKMYWECGSIDDAFEVFNTMPKQNLTSWDTMITWLAKNGLGEDAIDLFTQFKQQGLKPDGQFFISIFSACNVLGDIDEGMLHFESMSKDYSIVPSMDHYVSVVDMLGSTGYLDEAFEFIEKMPLEPSVDVWETLMNLCRVHGHIELGDRCAEIVEQLDPSRLTEQSKAGLVPVKASDVAKEKEKKKLASQNLLEVRSRVHEYRAGDRSHPENDKIYAELRSLKEQMKESGYVPETRFVLHDIDQEAKEEALLSHSERLAVAYGLLNSPPRAPIRVIKNLRFCGDCHNALKIISKLVGRELIIRDAKRFHHFKDGLCSCRDYW; translated from the coding sequence ATGTCCTCAAAGAGAGCTACAATTCTCACAGTCAACTTTCTCACAGCACTATCTGAGGTATGTTCTTCACGCCACTCGCTAGATTCAATCAAAACCCTCACCTTGCTGAAAAATCTCAGCACTGCTGCAGAAAGGTCAGATTTTCTGAATTCTAATGGATATCACATAGATAATTCATCAGAGTGTCACCAAAACCCTAGTGGATATGAAAAAGTGAGCCAAAGCCCTAGTGATTGGCAGAAGAATTCAAATGGGTTCGATGGTGGAAACTCTGTGGAGGTTCAGCAGAGCTTAAACCCCCACAGAAATGATTTTGTGAACAAACCAGATGGGAAAAATGGAAATGTTAGTGGCTTTTATGGGCAAAATTATGGTGATTTGCAGCAAAATTCACATGGGTTTTACCGGAATTCTTGTGGACTATCTGGGGAAAGCCCTAAAAGTACATATCAAAACAATTCAGTTGGGCAAAATGGAAATTTTAGTGGGTACTATTGTGGTCAACATAGTGACAAGGTTCAGCAGAACCTAAATGAGAGTTATGCAAATACTTCAAGGAGTTTTGAGCAGAGTTCAAATGGGTCATATCAGAATAATTTTGGGGTTTATAGGGAAAGCATACAGAATATCCCAATTCAGCAAGATATGAATTTTACTGGGCAGAATAATGGAGTGTTGTCACAGAACCCTATTGGAGCCAATCCACAGAATTCAGCGGGCTTACAGCATAATATGAACAGATCTTATGGGGAAAATCAATATCTACAGAATTCAAATGGATCTTACCAGGAGGGTCTCAGAGAAGTGAGGCAGAACACAAATGAATTTGCTTCCCATGGCCTTTCAGAATCTCAGGGAAGCCAAATTAGAAGCTATACACATGGGCAAATTCAGAAAAACCTAAGTGAACATAACATGGGCATTGTTGGAGCCTATCAGCAAAGACAAAGTGTGTATCAGCAGAGCCAAAGTGCTGGACAATATTTGCCAAACTCAAATGCCCACACTAAATTATCTAGTGATACAAAACCTGAGGTGGAATTGGGCGAGAGATCTGATAGTTGCCCATATAGTGGTACTATTGAGGAGCTAGATGGTTTTAGCAAGGAGGGGAAAGTAAAGGAAGCTGTAGAAGTTTTGTCATTATTAGAGAAACGTTGTGTTCCAGTGGAGTTGCACCAATATCTACAGTTAATGCAGGCGTGCAGTGAGGCTAAATCTCTGCAAGAAGCAAAATATGTTCATCAACATGTCGTAAGGTTGCTGTCTCCACTTAAGGTCAGCACCTATAACAGAATTATTAAGATGTATTGGGAATGTGGTTCTATAGATGATGCCTTTGAGGTGTTTAACACGATGCCAAAGCAAAATTTGACATCTTGGGATACCATGATAACGTGGCTTGCTAAGAATGGTCTTGGAGAGGATGCAATTGATCTGTTCACTCAGTTTAAACAACAAGGATTGAAACCTGATGGCCAATTTTTCATCAGTATTTTTTCTGCTTGTAATGTTTTGGGAGACATTGATGAGGGAATGTTACACTTTGAATCAATGAGCAAGGATTATAGTATTGTCCCATCCATGGATCATTATGTGAGTGTAGTAGACATGCTTGGAAGTACTGGGTACCTGGATGAAGCTTTTGAGTTCATTGAAAAGATGCCATTGGAACCTAGCGTTGATGTATGGGAAACCCTGATGAATCTTTGTAGAGTTCATGGACACATAGAACTTGGTGATCGTTGTGCTGAGATTGTTGAGCAGCTGGACCCCTCCCGCTTGACTGAGCAATCAAAGGCTGGCCTTGTACCTGTGAAAGCTTCAGATGTTGCaaaagagaaggagaagaagaaattagCAAGTCAAAATCTTCTAGAGGTAAGGAGCCGGGTTCATGAATACCGAGCAGGAGATAGATCTCATCCTGAGAATGATAAGATCTATGCGGAACTCAGGAGTTTGAAGGAACAAATGAAAGAGTCTGGTTATGTACCAGAGACTAGATTTGTGTTGCATGACATTGACCAGGAAGCCAAGGAGGAAGCTCTTCTTTCTCATAGTGAGAGACTTGCTGTTGCTTATGGTCTCCTTAACAGCCCTCCTCGTGCTCCTATTAGGGTAATCAAGAATCTCCGTTTTTGTGGTGATTGCCATAATGCACTGAAGATCATCTCAAAGCTTGTAGGCAGAGAACTGATCATACGAGATGCTAAGAGGTTTCACCATTTCAAGGATGGATTATGCTCTTGCCGGGATTATTGGTGA